A genome region from Sardina pilchardus chromosome 22, fSarPil1.1, whole genome shotgun sequence includes the following:
- the neurod2 gene encoding neurogenic differentiation factor 2 → MLTRLFNEQALLPDVQKFPGWMDDSASDDSKTKDDEHEQCPLGDDDMKGSSRALSEITGDDDDDDDDEEEEMDEEDCGDDVDGDKPKRRGPKKRKMTPERIERSKVRRSKANARERTRMHDLNSALDNLRKVVPCYSKTQKLSKIETLRLARNYIWTLGEILRNGKRPDVVSYVQTLCKGLSQPTTNLVAGCLQINSRNFLTEQCQEGARFHMPNPAFSLHGFPYQCPRLSSPQCPTGSGGPALRNHSYCSSYDGMYPGGASPDYNSPDYEGHHSPPVCVNGNFSHRQQEPVSPNAERSYHYSMHYSGLAGARATPAHGLSYSSGARSAGGSHSENVPPFHDVHGSSERAPVYEELNAFFHT, encoded by the coding sequence ATGCTGACGAGGTTATTCAACGAGCAGGCTCTTCTGCCCGACGTCCAGAAGTTCCCGGGCTGGATGGACGACAGCGCCAGTGACGATTCCAAAACCAAGGACGACGAGCACGAGCAGTGTCCGCTGGGGGACGATGATATGAAAGGCAGCAGTCGCGCGCTCTCAGAGATCACcggcgatgatgatgatgatgacgatgatgaggaggaagagatggacgAGGAGGACTGCGGGGATGACGTGGACGGCGACAAGCCCAAGAGGCGCGGgcctaaaaagaggaagatGACTCCCGAGCGCATAGAACGGTCCAAGGTGCGCCGCTCCAAAGCGAACGCGCGCGAGCGCACGCGCATGCACGACCTGAACTCCGCCCTGGATAACCTGCGGAAGGTGGTGCCGTGCTACTCCAAAACGCAAAAACTCTCAAAGATAGAGACGCTCAGACTCGCCAGGAACTACATATGGACCCTCGGGGAGATTCTGCGGAACGGAAAGAGACCGGACGTGGTGTCGTACGTCCAGACGCTGTGCAAGGGCCTCTCCCAGCCCACGACCAACCTGGTGGCGGGCTGTCTGCAGATCAACTCGCGGAACTTCCTGACAGAGCAGTGTCAGGAGGGCGCGCGCTTCCACATGCCCAACCCCGCCTTTTCCTTGCACGGGTTCCCGTACCAGTGTCCCCGGTTGTCCAGTCCCCAGTGCCCTACCGGCTCCGGTGGGCCCGCGCTGCGGAATCACTCCTACTGCTCCTCGTATGACGGCATGTATCCCGGGGGAGCGTCGCCAGACTACAACAGTCCCGACTACGAGGGTCATCACAGCCCTCCGGTGTGTGTTAACGGCAACTTttcacacagacagcaggagccCGTGTCGCCAAACGCGGAGAGGAGCTACCACTATTCTATGCACTACTCAGGCCTGGCGGGGGCGCGCGCTACTCCCGCCCATGGCCTGTCGTACAGCTCGGGAGCGCGCAGCGCTGGTGGGTCGCATTCTGAAAATGTTCCACCGTTCCATGACGTCCACGGGAGCAGTGAGCGAGCACCTGTGTACGAGGAACTAAACGCATTTTTCCACACCTAG
- the LOC134070524 gene encoding N-acetyllactosaminide beta-1,3-N-acetylglucosaminyltransferase 4-like → MKMMTTRFRKYWFSLVSAVAFILCCVMFKMYHHLNVSLDSKLSPKLSPFHQIHTYPFLSNISDSGTASPSKNFTCSASDSTEVIPSHLPQSYQDFLRYRHCRAFPILLTPSPCEDDLFLLLVVKSTAVNVDRRAALRDTWGRAGRIKGQRVKLVFLMGRSHDQVQGHDLQQQLQWESRCYGDILQWDFADVFFNLPRKEVGFLSWFSRKCSSAQFAFKGDDDVFVNTENLIAFLTAHKSENHLFAGYIHNPELPLRDRNSKYFVPVEIYPEGKLYPPFPSGGGYLMSRQTVTGLNVAAQRVKLFPLDDVFLGLCLEQMGVELTHHRGFLTFGISNDLKRPCVYREIMLVHQMNPAEMRDTWSLMQDSPPCDSGKTF, encoded by the coding sequence ATGAAGATGATGACGACAAGATTTCGGAAATACTGGTTTAGTCTGGTCAGTGCTGTGGCCTTCATCCTCTGCTGTGTGATGTTCAAGATGTACCACCACCTGAACGTCTCACTGGACTCCAAATTGTCCCCTAAGTTGTCCCCTTTCCACCAGATACATACATACCCCTTTTTGTCCAACATATCTGATAGTGGCACTGCCTCTCCATCAAAGAACTTTACATGCTCTGCCAGTGACAGCACAGAGGTCATCCCATCACACCTGCCCCAGTCATACCAGGATTTCTTACGCTACAGGCATTGCCGAGCGTTCCCAATCCTGCTGACCCCTTCACCTTGCGAGGATGATCTCTTTCTGTTGTTGGTCGTGAAGTCCACAGCTGTTAATGTAGACCGCCGCGCTGCATTGCGGGACACCTGGGGTCGCGCTGGTAGAATCAAAGGTCAAAGGGTTAAGCTGGTCTTCCTCATGGGCCGCTCCCATGACCAGGTGCAGGGTCACGACCTCCAGCAACAGCTACAGTGGGAAAGCCGTTGCTATGGGGACATCTTGCAGTGGGACTTTGCTGACGTCTTCTTCAATCTACCTCGGAAGGAGGTGGGATTCCTCAGCTGGTTCTCGCGCAAGTGCAGCAGTGCACAGTTTGCATTCAAGGGCGATGACGACGTGTTTGTGAACACAGAGAATCTGATTGCTTTCCTGACAGCCCACAAGTCTGAGAATCACCTGTTTGCTGGATACATCCACAACCCCGAGCTGCCTCTCCGAGACAGAAACTCAAAGTATTTTGTCCCTGTCGAGATATACCCAGAGGGGAAGCTCTATCCACCCTTTCCAAGTGGAGGTGGATATCTGATGTCGCGGCAGACTGTGACTGGACTGAATGTGGCGGCCCAGAGAGTGAAGCTGTTCCCACTCGATGATGTATTTCTGGGCTTGTGCTTAGAGCAAATGGGTGTGGAGCTTACGCACCACAGAGGTTTTCTGACATTCGGCATCAGCAATGACCTGAAGCGCCCCTGTGTTTATCGCGAAATCATGCTGGTGCACCAGATGAACCCAGCTGAGATGCGGGACACGTGGTCGCTGATGCAAGACAGTCCGCCATGTGATAGTGGGAAAACATTTTGA